AGCGGCGTGCTATAAGCGAGTGCCCCAGAATTGAGTCTCAAAATAGGAGTCTCAGTTTTAGGGGCAATCAACAATTAAATCAGAGGCTTACGTGTGTAAACACCATTCAGAAATGTCACCGGTTGCGCAAAGCAGAAGTGTCACCAATGGCGCTGACGGTAGCAAAGCCTGACAGGGCGTAGACCTCAGTTATCGCAGCCCTGGCTGGCTTTGCGGAGACGCCTTATAGACCCAGCTTCCTCTGCTCTTTCTTGTTGTAAAACGCTTTGATGCCTTCTTCACGCACAAGCTCTTCGAACGCGCGCCAGGCGAGAACGTCGCCAAAGAAAGGTGGATTGTCTGAAACAGTTAACGTGCCGAACTGGTTCTCGACAGAGAGGATCCAACCAGGGTGGATGCTGGTCTTGTAGATCTCGACGTCGAAGCTGTGCCCCTCGATGGTGACACTTTGGGTGTAGTCAGAAAAAATGAGCTCTGGTTCGTCTTCAATCATACCTTCGAGTTTGACCTATTCTGCCGCCTGCGCAATCTTCTTCTTGTTGGGCGTGCCGGACGGCCTGCCTTGCCGCCGTCCGTTCGGTTTATAACCCATTTTCTCTGAGTTTGTCCGAACCTTCGGCTTTGGCGGCGCAGCGTCCTGCATCTCTTTTATATGTTCCAGAACCGCACCGAGGCGCTTGTTGTCCGTGATGGCCGCGTGCGTCACACGCTGATCCATGTCGAAGATTTTGTAGGGCAGGGAGCGGCCTTTTGAGCGCACTTCGAACCGGCCATCCACAAAGGCGTATGTGTCCACGTATTTGCCAACCAACCCGCGTGTCACATCGCTCTCTTCGAGCATGATCCGCTTGCGTTCATAAGAGAATGTCAGCTGCTTGCCGACATAGCGGTTCTCCCGCCAACACAGGACATCGGCCAGCCGATCCGGCTCGACATTGAGCGCACGGTGCAGGTTGTCCGGTTTGGCCGGTGCTTTGGCGAACTTGGCGTTGTGACGCTCTTTGAAGTCTTGCAAATAGGCGTTTCCGGCCTCCATGTCAGAGATATCTGCAAGGCGTAGTTCCTTCACTAGCCGATCTTGCAAGGTCCGGTTGGCACGCTCAACGCGCCCCTTGGCCTGGCTCGAATTGGCGCAGAGAATCTCGACGTTTAGCTCGCTCAGCGCACGCCCAAACTGAGTGATCCGCGCGCCACCCTTGGCGTCGTCCTTGGCCACGCGGAACACGGTGTGTTTGTCCGAATAGAACGCGACCGGGCGGCCATGTTTGACGAGATAGCTTTCTAGGGCTTCGAAATAGCTGAACGTGCTCTCCGACTTCACGAACCGCAGTTCCATCAAGGTGCTGGTCGCATCATCGATGAAGACGAGCAGGGTGCACGGACCAGCACGATCCTCAAACCATCGATGGTCTGACCCGTCGATCTGGATCAACTCGCCAAAGCATTCCCGGCGTAGACGCGGCTGGTGGAACTGTCGGCGCTGCTTGCGGGAGAGCCAAAGGCCATCTTCAACCATCCATTTGCGCAGTGTCTCACGTGAGATTGTGAACCCGTGATGCGCGGCCAACATCTCAGCCGCCAGTGTCGGGCCAAAATCTGGATACTGTTCTTTGATGAGGATCAGAGCAAAGTCGCGCTTGGCTTTGTGAAACTTGTTGTTCGGCGCTTGTCCGCGCGATTTGTGTCGGATCGCCGAAGCGCCATCCTGACGATACCGCTTCAATAGCCGAAAAATCTGCCGTCGTGTCAGGCATAGCATCTTCGCCGCATTGTCAACCGTCAGTCGGCCATCATCGAGCTGCGCCAAAACCTCCACGCGCTTCAACTCGCGCTCGCTCATCATCACCCATCCCATGTCCGCTCATCCTCACATCGTTTTGCGAGGAGAGTGACACTTCTGCTTTGCTCAGGGGTGACATTATCGCTTTGCGCGTACAACGTGAATACGCATAATGAACGTTATGTTAAATAAGTCAGTAGTATTGACCTTGTTTCATAAGTTTGAGTCAATCCATTTCGACATCAAACCACGATCCCGGAAGCACTCGTGCGGCACCTCTGTCCGTTTCCTCCGCGCAATCCGCTCAGCAAACCCGACCTGCTTTGAACTCGGATAGTTTGCGAATTTTCCAGAGGGTTTTGCAACCTTGTGTCGGTCGATCCAGCGCGACAGTGCATAGCGGTCCCTTTGAGCATCCCATGGCAGCACGACGCCCGAACGCTGCGCAATCTGACGTGCATAGGTCAGCTGCTTTTCGGTGATGGGCACCTGATGATAGTCGTTTGTTGAAGATGCTTTCGAAGCAGTTTGCTGATGTTCGTTCATGGAAACTCCCCCTTGGTTCGATTCCATACCAATATAGAACATTTAGAGAACAAATCAAGATGGTGCGGGAGTGTGGTGTGGAGACACTATATCTAGTGTTCGCCGAAGATTGCTCCTCTTGCTCAAACCGCCCTGACGCACAAGACTGGAGCGGAAAGGAGGGCCGCCGACAGAATGCCCGGGACCACCATTGCCATCATCGCAACTTTGTTTGCGTTCGTCGCGGTAGCGGCCCTTGTCTGGTGGCTGCATGGCATACGCGAGCAGGCCAAGATTTTGGCACGCATCGGCCCTGCCCTCGTCGAGGCACCGGTGTACTTCAAGCTCGTAGAAATATCACACGAGAAGAGCCATTTCCTCGAGCGGCATGGACCCATGCTTCAACGCTGTGACGTGCTGCAGCGGGCAATGACCGGAAAGCTTGATGTCGCGGGATTTGTCGGCAGACCCGTTGCGTCGGC
The Yoonia sp. SS1-5 DNA segment above includes these coding regions:
- a CDS encoding ISNCY family transposase, giving the protein MGWVMMSERELKRVEVLAQLDDGRLTVDNAAKMLCLTRRQIFRLLKRYRQDGASAIRHKSRGQAPNNKFHKAKRDFALILIKEQYPDFGPTLAAEMLAAHHGFTISRETLRKWMVEDGLWLSRKQRRQFHQPRLRRECFGELIQIDGSDHRWFEDRAGPCTLLVFIDDATSTLMELRFVKSESTFSYFEALESYLVKHGRPVAFYSDKHTVFRVAKDDAKGGARITQFGRALSELNVEILCANSSQAKGRVERANRTLQDRLVKELRLADISDMEAGNAYLQDFKERHNAKFAKAPAKPDNLHRALNVEPDRLADVLCWRENRYVGKQLTFSYERKRIMLEESDVTRGLVGKYVDTYAFVDGRFEVRSKGRSLPYKIFDMDQRVTHAAITDNKRLGAVLEHIKEMQDAAPPKPKVRTNSEKMGYKPNGRRQGRPSGTPNKKKIAQAAE